Proteins encoded by one window of Enterobacter pseudoroggenkampii:
- a CDS encoding peptide MFS transporter: MQSTVNQKESRTFFGHPYPLGSLFFTEMWERFSFYGIRPLLILFMAATVYDGGMGLARENASAIVGIFAGTMYLAALPGGWLADNWLGQQRAVWYGSILIALGHLSIALSAVMGNNLFFIGLMFIVLGSGLFKTCISVMVGTLYKKGDARRDGGFSLFYMGINMGSFIAPLISGWLIKTHGWHWGFGIGGIGMLVALIIFRVFAVPAMKRYDGEVGLDSTWNSPVVKRNGVGVWLLALAAGVATIVTLIAQGVIVINPVAVASVLVYVIAASVALYFIYLFVFAGLNRKERARLLVCFILLISAAFFWSAFEQKPTSFNLFANDYTNRMIGDFEIPAVWFQSINALFIILLAPVFSWAWPKLASMNIRPSSITKFVIGILCAAAGFGLMMLAAQNVLSNGGAGVSPFWLVGSILMLTLGELCLSPIGLATMTLLAPERMRGQMMGLWFCASALGNLAAGLIGGHVKADQLDMLPDLFARCSVALLICAAVLIVLIVPVRRMLENAQTKPAANAS, encoded by the coding sequence ATGCAATCCACTGTTAATCAAAAAGAGAGCCGAACGTTCTTCGGCCATCCGTATCCGCTCGGTTCCCTGTTCTTCACCGAGATGTGGGAGCGTTTCTCGTTTTACGGCATTCGTCCGTTACTGATCCTGTTTATGGCCGCCACCGTCTATGACGGCGGGATGGGCCTGGCGCGTGAAAACGCCTCGGCGATTGTCGGTATCTTTGCCGGTACCATGTACCTGGCCGCGCTGCCGGGCGGCTGGCTGGCCGATAACTGGCTCGGTCAGCAGAGAGCCGTCTGGTACGGTTCGATTCTGATTGCGCTCGGTCACCTGTCGATTGCGCTCTCGGCGGTGATGGGGAACAACCTGTTCTTTATCGGCCTGATGTTCATCGTGCTCGGCTCCGGGCTGTTCAAGACCTGTATCTCGGTGATGGTCGGTACCCTGTATAAAAAAGGCGACGCGCGTCGTGACGGCGGTTTCTCGCTGTTCTATATGGGCATCAACATGGGCTCGTTCATCGCGCCGCTGATTTCCGGCTGGCTGATTAAAACCCACGGCTGGCACTGGGGCTTTGGCATTGGCGGTATCGGGATGCTGGTGGCGCTGATTATCTTCCGCGTGTTTGCCGTTCCGGCAATGAAACGCTATGACGGCGAAGTCGGCCTCGACTCTACCTGGAACAGCCCGGTGGTGAAGCGTAACGGCGTGGGCGTTTGGCTGCTGGCGCTGGCGGCTGGCGTGGCAACGATCGTAACGCTGATTGCGCAGGGCGTGATTGTGATTAACCCGGTCGCGGTGGCCAGCGTGCTGGTCTACGTGATCGCGGCGTCCGTTGCCCTCTACTTCATTTATCTGTTTGTTTTTGCGGGCCTGAACCGTAAAGAGCGCGCCAGACTGCTGGTCTGCTTTATTCTGCTGATCTCCGCGGCGTTCTTCTGGTCCGCGTTCGAACAGAAACCAACCTCGTTCAACCTGTTTGCCAACGACTACACTAACCGCATGATCGGCGATTTTGAAATCCCGGCGGTGTGGTTCCAGTCAATCAACGCCCTGTTCATCATCCTGCTGGCACCGGTGTTCAGCTGGGCGTGGCCGAAGCTGGCGAGCATGAACATTCGCCCGAGCAGCATCACCAAGTTTGTTATCGGTATTTTGTGTGCCGCAGCGGGCTTTGGCCTGATGATGCTGGCGGCACAAAACGTGCTGAGCAACGGTGGGGCGGGCGTGTCGCCGTTCTGGCTGGTGGGCAGCATCCTGATGCTGACGCTCGGCGAACTGTGTCTGAGCCCGATTGGTCTGGCGACCATGACGCTGCTGGCGCCGGAGAGAATGCGCGGTCAGATGATGGGACTGTGGTTCTGTGCGAGCGCGCTGGGTAACCTGGCGGCGGGCCTGATTGGCGGCCACGTGAAGGCCGACCAGCTGGATATGCTGCCGGATCTCTTTGCGCGCTGCTCCGTCGCGCTGCTGATTTGTGCCGCGGTACTGATCGTCCTCATTGTGCCGGTACGCCGCATGCTGGAAAATGCGCAGACTAAACCGGCAGCTAACGCCTCATAA